A single region of the Salvia miltiorrhiza cultivar Shanhuang (shh) chromosome 8, IMPLAD_Smil_shh, whole genome shotgun sequence genome encodes:
- the LOC130998683 gene encoding uncharacterized protein LOC130998683 — protein sequence MSTVIAQCDSFEHALTLILRDQDIERKANVCMTLWQIWRDRNAMIWQHTVPVPSRSVLCAAAARTDWKLAQTLPLQKATAPASVVCVGWHSMPQGSIKCNVDAAFFAEDQSMGIGIAIRNHEGDFVIGKSIKLPGRRSVVEGELLGIKEALSWIKELSYGRGCLESDSKRVCDLINSGERNRLELGVIVSICKQDLLELSDFTICFVGRNRNGIAHCLAKAARDIFTHHVWNEPPSSVVGHLHVPCSCVQ from the coding sequence ATGTCTACTGTGATTGCTCAGTGTGATTCTTTTGAGCATGCTCTTACTTTGATTTTGCGTGATCAGGACATTGAGAGGAAGGCCAACGTCTGCATGACCTTATGGCAAATTTGGAGGGATAGAAACGCTATGATTTGGCAGCATACTGTTCCGGTTCCTTCGAGGTCTGTTCTTTGTGCAGCTGCTGCACGAACTGATTGGAAACTTGCTCAAACGTTGCCGCTCCAGAAGGCTACTGCTCCAGCGTCTGTTGTTTGCGTTGGGTGGCATTCTATGCCTCAAGGTTCGATAAAATGTAACGTGGATGCTGCTTTCTTTGCGGAGGATCAGTCTATGGGCATTGGTATTGCTATTCGGAATCATGAGGGAGACTTTGTTATTGGTAAATCTATTAAGCTTCCGGGAAGACGTAGTGTTGTTGAAGGAGAGTTGTTGGGTATCAAAGAAGCTCTTTCTTGGATTAAGGAACTCAGTTATGGTAGAGGTTGCTTGGAATCCGACAGTAAACGTGTTTGTGATCTTATCAACTCAGGCGAGAGGAATCGGTTAGAGTTGGGGGTTATTGTTTCCATTTGTAAGCAAGACCTCTTGGAGTTGTCGGATTTCACTATTTGTTTTGTTGGGCGTAATCGGAATGGCATCGCTCATTGTTTGGCGAAGGCCGCGAGAGATATTTTCACacatcatgtttggaatgaacccccgTCTTCTGTGGTGGGTCATCTCCATGTCCCATGTTCTTGTGTTCAATAA